From one Streptomyces sp. R41 genomic stretch:
- a CDS encoding ABC transporter permease has protein sequence MSTTAPAPSPGTKADERLLKTSPLRKFMGRPELGSVVGAIAVFVFFAIFADSFVRAGSLSTVLYASSTIGIMAVPVALLMIGGEFDLSAGVMVTSSALISSMFSYQMTANVWVGVFVSLLVTLAIGVFNGVMLTRTDPPSFIITLGTFLMLTGMNLGFTKLISGTVSTKSISDMEGFSSAKDVFASTLTIGGVDFKITILWWLALVAIATWILLRTRVGNWIYAVGGGEEAARAVGVPVDKTKIGLYMGVAFGAWISGQHLLFSFDVVQSGEGVGNELIYIIAAVIGGCLITGGYGSAVGAAVGALIFGMVSKGIVFAEWNPDWFKFFLGVMLLLATLLNHWVRKRAEATK, from the coding sequence ATGAGTACCACCGCACCCGCGCCGTCGCCGGGCACCAAGGCCGACGAACGTCTCCTGAAGACCTCGCCGCTGCGCAAGTTCATGGGCCGCCCCGAGCTCGGCTCGGTGGTCGGCGCGATCGCCGTCTTCGTCTTCTTCGCGATCTTCGCGGACAGCTTCGTACGGGCCGGGAGCCTCAGCACGGTCCTGTACGCCTCGTCGACCATCGGCATCATGGCCGTCCCGGTCGCGCTGCTGATGATCGGCGGCGAGTTCGACCTCTCCGCGGGCGTCATGGTGACCAGCTCCGCGCTGATCTCCTCGATGTTCAGCTACCAGATGACCGCGAACGTCTGGGTCGGCGTCTTCGTCTCGCTGCTCGTCACCCTGGCGATCGGCGTCTTCAACGGCGTCATGCTGACCCGCACCGACCCGCCGAGCTTCATCATCACGCTCGGCACCTTTCTGATGCTGACCGGCATGAACCTCGGCTTCACCAAGCTGATCAGCGGCACGGTCTCCACGAAGTCGATCTCCGACATGGAGGGCTTCTCCTCCGCCAAGGACGTCTTCGCCTCGACGCTCACCATCGGCGGCGTCGACTTCAAGATCACCATCCTGTGGTGGCTGGCCCTGGTCGCCATCGCCACCTGGATCCTGCTGCGCACCCGCGTCGGCAACTGGATCTACGCCGTCGGCGGTGGCGAGGAAGCGGCCCGCGCGGTCGGCGTCCCGGTCGACAAGACCAAGATCGGCCTCTACATGGGCGTCGCCTTCGGCGCCTGGATCTCCGGCCAGCACCTGCTGTTCTCGTTCGACGTCGTGCAGTCCGGCGAGGGCGTCGGCAACGAGCTGATCTACATCATCGCGGCCGTCATCGGCGGCTGTCTGATCACCGGTGGCTACGGTTCCGCGGTCGGCGCGGCTGTCGGCGCGCTGATCTTCGGCATGGTCAGCAAGGGCATCGTGTTCGCCGAGTGGAACCCGGACTGGTTCAAGTTCTTCCTGGGAGTGATGCTGCTCCTGGCGACCCTGCTCAACCACTGGGTCCGCAAGCGCGCGGAGGCGACGAAGTGA
- a CDS encoding SNF2-related protein, whose product MGDGVDATAERSLSARALSGRLAAVFLPAPLPREGRVAFWDPDGEPLPSGEQGGDAASGEHAAGVSSGERVEGASSAEPVDGAPSGERTRLTVVRPHGPGVRRGTVPAVTLPVGEALPLLAGARRDPAAHPATVCWGAAALHALRLVARGRLLPGLTADGLDAWRAGPLDQDDIAHLRAVAAALPYEGHAVPLPGKGPLRLPEPEALMRSFLDAVADTLPRTPAAPYTSGKPFAASEPQRLPGAHDWAAEVAAGMDAGVRISLRLDLSAYQLFDDDEGARRAGAAVVQVHSLADPTLVVDATALWAGEADATFGPRARVDAALAVRRAARVWPPLDRLSEQDVPDVLALSEDELSDLLGVAATRLGAAGVAVHWPRDLAHDLSAAAVVRPAPGSATDGTGFFESEELLQFRWQLALGGDPLTETEMDTLAEAHRPVVRLRDQWVLVDPALVRKARKRELGLLDPVDALSVALTGSAEVDGETVEAVPVGALAALRDRLTAGVASVDPPPELQARLRDYQLRGLAWLDLMTSLGLGGCLADDMGLGKTVTVIALHLRRARSEPTLVVCPASLLGNWQREIARFAPGVPVRRFHGPDRTLDELDGGFVLTTYGTMRSTAPRLAQQKWGMVVADEAQHVKNPYSATAKALRTIPSPARVALTGTPVENNLSELWALLDWTTPGLLGPLKSFRARHARAVENGEDDEAVTRLARLIRPFLLRRKKSDPGIVPELPPKTETDHPVPLTREQASLYEAVVRESMLAIETAEGIARRGLVLKLLTSLKQICNHPALYLKEEARASAHGPSARSGKLALLDELLDTLLAEDGSALVFTQYVGMARLITAHLAARAVPVEILHGGTPVVEREHMVDRFQSGATPVLVLSLKAAGTGLNLTRAGHVVHFDRWWNPAVEEQATDRAYRIGQTQPVQVHRLITEGTVEDRIAEMLEAKRALADAILGSGEASLTELTDRELSDLVSLRRSS is encoded by the coding sequence ATGGGGGACGGGGTGGATGCGACGGCCGAGCGGTCGCTTTCCGCGCGGGCGCTCTCCGGGCGGCTCGCCGCCGTCTTCCTGCCCGCGCCGCTGCCGCGCGAGGGGCGGGTCGCGTTCTGGGATCCGGACGGGGAGCCACTGCCGTCCGGTGAGCAGGGCGGGGACGCGGCGTCGGGGGAGCATGCCGCGGGGGTGTCCTCGGGTGAGCGCGTCGAGGGCGCGTCGTCGGCTGAGCCGGTCGACGGGGCACCGTCCGGTGAGCGGACCCGGCTGACGGTCGTACGACCCCACGGTCCCGGAGTCCGCAGGGGCACCGTCCCCGCCGTGACCCTCCCTGTAGGCGAGGCCCTGCCGCTGCTCGCCGGAGCCCGGCGTGACCCCGCCGCGCATCCTGCCACGGTCTGCTGGGGCGCGGCCGCGCTGCATGCCCTGCGGCTCGTCGCGCGCGGGCGGCTGCTGCCGGGACTGACGGCCGACGGGCTCGACGCATGGCGCGCGGGCCCGCTGGACCAGGACGACATCGCCCACCTCAGGGCGGTGGCAGCGGCCCTTCCGTACGAAGGACATGCCGTCCCGCTCCCCGGCAAGGGCCCGCTGCGGCTGCCCGAGCCGGAAGCGCTGATGCGGTCCTTCCTGGACGCCGTCGCGGACACACTGCCGCGCACTCCGGCAGCGCCGTACACCTCCGGGAAACCCTTCGCGGCGAGCGAGCCGCAGCGGCTGCCCGGTGCCCACGACTGGGCCGCCGAGGTCGCCGCCGGCATGGACGCGGGTGTACGGATCTCGCTCCGCCTGGACCTGTCCGCCTACCAGCTCTTCGACGACGACGAGGGAGCGCGCCGCGCGGGCGCGGCCGTCGTCCAGGTGCACAGCCTCGCCGACCCCACCCTCGTGGTGGACGCGACGGCCCTCTGGGCGGGGGAGGCCGACGCGACCTTCGGCCCCCGCGCGCGCGTCGACGCGGCCCTCGCCGTCCGCCGCGCGGCCCGCGTCTGGCCACCGCTCGACCGGCTGTCCGAACAGGACGTGCCCGACGTACTCGCCCTCTCCGAGGACGAGTTGTCCGATCTGCTCGGGGTCGCGGCGACCCGGCTCGGCGCGGCCGGGGTCGCCGTGCACTGGCCCCGGGACCTCGCCCACGACCTGAGCGCGGCGGCGGTGGTGCGCCCCGCGCCCGGGTCGGCGACGGACGGCACCGGGTTCTTCGAGAGCGAGGAACTGCTCCAGTTCCGCTGGCAGTTGGCCCTCGGCGGCGATCCGCTCACCGAGACCGAGATGGACACCCTGGCCGAGGCGCACCGCCCGGTCGTCCGGCTGCGCGACCAGTGGGTGCTCGTCGACCCGGCGCTCGTCCGCAAGGCCCGCAAGCGTGAACTGGGCCTGCTCGACCCGGTCGACGCGCTGTCCGTGGCGCTCACCGGCAGCGCCGAGGTCGACGGAGAGACGGTCGAGGCGGTGCCGGTCGGCGCGCTGGCCGCGCTGCGCGATCGGTTGACGGCGGGCGTGGCTTCCGTCGACCCGCCGCCGGAGCTTCAGGCCCGCCTTCGGGACTACCAACTCCGTGGCCTTGCCTGGCTCGACCTCATGACCTCCCTCGGACTCGGCGGCTGCCTCGCCGACGACATGGGACTCGGCAAGACCGTCACCGTCATCGCGCTGCACCTGCGGCGGGCCCGTAGCGAGCCGACCCTGGTCGTCTGCCCGGCGTCGCTGCTGGGCAACTGGCAGCGGGAGATCGCCCGTTTCGCGCCCGGCGTCCCCGTCCGCCGCTTCCACGGACCCGACCGCACCCTCGACGAGCTCGACGGCGGCTTCGTCCTCACCACGTACGGGACGATGCGGTCCACCGCGCCGCGGCTCGCCCAGCAGAAGTGGGGCATGGTCGTCGCGGACGAGGCGCAGCACGTCAAGAACCCCTACTCGGCGACGGCGAAGGCCTTGCGGACCATCCCGTCTCCCGCACGCGTGGCGCTCACCGGCACCCCCGTGGAGAACAACCTCTCCGAACTCTGGGCCCTGCTGGACTGGACGACCCCCGGACTGCTCGGCCCCCTCAAGTCCTTCCGAGCCCGGCACGCGCGCGCCGTGGAGAACGGCGAGGACGACGAGGCGGTGACCCGCCTGGCCCGACTGATCCGCCCCTTCCTGCTCCGCCGCAAGAAGTCGGACCCCGGAATCGTCCCCGAGCTCCCGCCCAAGACGGAGACCGACCACCCCGTTCCCTTGACCCGCGAACAAGCCTCGCTCTACGAGGCGGTGGTCCGGGAGTCGATGCTGGCGATCGAGACCGCCGAGGGCATCGCGCGCCGGGGCCTGGTCCTCAAACTCCTCACCTCCCTCAAGCAGATCTGCAACCACCCTGCGCTCTATCTGAAGGAGGAGGCCCGGGCCTCCGCCCATGGGCCCTCCGCCCGCTCCGGCAAACTCGCCCTGCTCGACGAGCTGTTGGACACGCTGCTGGCCGAGGATGGTTCGGCACTCGTCTTCACCCAGTACGTGGGGATGGCCCGCCTCATCACCGCGCACTTGGCCGCCCGTGCCGTCCCCGTGGAGATCCTGCACGGCGGCACACCGGTCGTGGAGCGGGAACACATGGTGGACCGTTTCCAGAGCGGGGCGACCCCGGTCCTGGTGCTGTCCCTCAAGGCCGCGGGCACGGGCCTGAACCTGACCCGCGCCGGCCACGTCGTGCACTTCGACCGCTGGTGGAATCCTGCCGTCGAGGAACAGGCCACCGACCGCGCCTACCGCATCGGCCAGACCCAGCCCGTCCAGGTCCACCGCCTCATCACCGAGGGCACGGTGGAGGACCGCATCGCCGAGATGCTCGAAGCGAAGCGGGCGCTGGCCGACGCGATCCTCGGCTCCGGCGAGGCGTCCCTGACGGAGCTGACCGACCGCGAGCTGTCGGACCTGGTGTCGCTCCGGAGGTCGTCGTGA
- a CDS encoding SWIM zinc finger family protein — MRGPADEARRALRAAREREVRGAGSADAADDQSAPSAARDAAGTPSKTGSSPGARPGDAAREALRRATGAGRAWGAGEGVDGGAVPSPVSDGDAEPGPVGASAGAGSTPASRPAENASEGARPGDIAREALRAARDEARRAQADTGAGGGTGTGAKGVEGGRRSAEPNLNASRTRRGRPRQDGGTRARDLRDLLAGAFELPTDVTSDPHTVQPRDAREVAAEAPPVLPRDARDAASGAYGALSRGVREAAAEAPRALPPDAHEGTSEPQSAQRGDACEATPHAHPAPAGDARAATPESSSVQRGDEGEAFLGRGPARPGSVTDVTAGPLPAHPGSRSGSATTTAPPVNRLPRSMGSPGRDGELRRTFPAFPARVSEADTFAETWWGNAWVTALEEGALDAARLARGRAYAGHGYVDAITVTPGLVLAYVHGSRPRPYRVQVRVPTLSDGDWDRFLDAAAERPGHIAALLDKEMPKSLAECGVALLPGPGELEPHCSCPDSGHPCKHAAALCYQTARLLDEDPFVLLLLRGRGERELLDALSRRNAARAARAAQEQEPAPLPGVRARDALTRRALPPLPAPLPPPAHPEQPPTYPGAPGGPDPFVLDQLATDAAARAHALLTTGRDPVAELTLWQDAVRLAAARPGSGLTAATRALYSSLASATGRTPADLARAVAAWRQGGFEALSVLEEPWDPPAGRFDRARPLLLAADLPAFRPWRNHLTHPRGHAQLRLGRGGLWYAYESEPGHDDWWPRGTPDLDPVGALTGLGAPGDL; from the coding sequence GTGCGGGGACCTGCGGACGAGGCCCGTCGGGCACTGCGGGCCGCGCGGGAGCGCGAGGTTCGGGGGGCCGGGTCGGCTGACGCGGCTGACGACCAGTCGGCCCCGTCTGCCGCGCGGGACGCGGCCGGGACGCCGTCGAAGACGGGGTCCTCCCCGGGAGCGCGACCTGGCGACGCGGCGCGGGAGGCTCTGCGGCGGGCGACCGGGGCGGGGAGAGCGTGGGGTGCCGGTGAGGGTGTGGATGGGGGTGCCGTGCCGTCTCCGGTGTCCGACGGTGATGCGGAACCCGGCCCGGTGGGAGCTTCCGCCGGGGCGGGGAGCACCCCGGCGAGCCGTCCTGCTGAGAATGCCTCCGAAGGCGCGCGTCCCGGTGACATCGCGCGCGAGGCCTTGCGCGCCGCGCGCGACGAGGCGAGGCGGGCACAGGCGGACACCGGAGCCGGCGGAGGAACGGGTACTGGAGCCAAGGGAGTTGAGGGCGGGCGCCGATCCGCCGAGCCGAACCTGAACGCTTCCCGGACTCGGCGGGGGCGGCCGCGCCAGGACGGCGGGACCCGGGCCCGGGACCTACGGGATCTGCTCGCCGGCGCCTTCGAGCTGCCCACGGACGTGACGTCGGACCCGCATACGGTGCAGCCTCGGGATGCTCGGGAGGTGGCTGCGGAGGCGCCTCCTGTGCTGCCTCGGGACGCTCGGGATGCGGCTTCGGGCGCGTATGGTGCGCTGTCTCGGGGTGTCCGGGAGGCGGCTGCGGAGGCGCCTCGTGCGTTGCCTCCGGACGCACACGAAGGGACTTCGGAGCCGCAGTCTGCGCAACGCGGAGACGCGTGCGAGGCGACCCCGCATGCGCACCCGGCACCGGCCGGAGACGCCCGCGCGGCGACGCCGGAGTCGTCATCCGTGCAACGCGGCGACGAGGGCGAGGCGTTCCTCGGGCGGGGCCCCGCGCGGCCCGGTTCCGTAACCGATGTGACCGCCGGCCCGCTCCCGGCGCACCCCGGTTCGCGCTCCGGATCAGCGACGACGACCGCACCCCCGGTCAACCGCCTCCCACGTTCCATGGGGTCCCCGGGCCGCGACGGTGAGCTGCGCCGTACCTTCCCCGCCTTCCCGGCGCGGGTGTCGGAGGCCGACACCTTCGCGGAGACGTGGTGGGGGAATGCCTGGGTGACCGCCTTGGAGGAGGGGGCGCTGGACGCGGCGCGGTTGGCGCGCGGGCGGGCCTATGCCGGGCACGGGTACGTCGACGCCATCACGGTCACGCCGGGGCTGGTGCTGGCATACGTGCACGGCAGCCGGCCGAGGCCGTATCGCGTGCAGGTCAGGGTGCCGACGTTGTCCGACGGCGACTGGGACCGCTTCTTGGACGCGGCCGCCGAGCGACCCGGGCACATCGCCGCGCTGCTCGACAAGGAGATGCCCAAGTCGCTCGCGGAGTGCGGGGTCGCGCTGCTCCCCGGCCCCGGCGAGCTCGAACCGCACTGCAGTTGCCCCGACTCCGGACACCCGTGCAAGCACGCGGCCGCCCTCTGCTACCAGACGGCACGGCTGCTGGACGAAGACCCCTTCGTGCTGCTCCTGTTGCGCGGCCGTGGCGAACGCGAGCTGCTCGACGCGCTGTCCCGCCGTAACGCCGCCCGCGCGGCCCGCGCCGCCCAGGAGCAGGAACCGGCGCCCCTGCCCGGCGTACGCGCCCGCGACGCCCTCACCCGGCGCGCGTTGCCGCCGCTCCCGGCGCCGCTGCCACCGCCCGCGCACCCCGAGCAGCCGCCGACCTACCCGGGCGCGCCGGGTGGTCCGGACCCCTTCGTGCTCGACCAGTTGGCCACGGACGCGGCGGCTCGTGCGCATGCGCTGCTCACGACAGGCCGCGATCCCGTCGCGGAACTGACGCTCTGGCAGGACGCGGTGCGACTGGCCGCCGCCCGCCCTGGTTCCGGCCTCACCGCCGCCACTCGTGCCCTGTACTCCTCGCTCGCCTCCGCGACGGGGCGCACCCCGGCCGATCTGGCGCGCGCGGTCGCCGCCTGGCGGCAGGGCGGATTCGAGGCGCTCAGCGTCCTCGAAGAGCCCTGGGACCCACCGGCGGGCCGTTTCGACCGGGCCCGTCCGCTCCTCCTCGCCGCCGACCTCCCCGCCTTCCGTCCGTGGCGCAACCACCTCACCCACCCCCGGGGCCACGCCCAACTCCGCCTCGGTCGGGGCGGCCTCTGGTACGCATACGAATCCGAACCGGGCCACGACGACTGGTGGCCCCGAGGCACCCCCGACCTCGACCCGGTCGGCGCGCTGACGGGCCTCGGCGCACCGGGCGACCTCTGA
- a CDS encoding ATP-binding cassette domain-containing protein: MTTDSASTDRTALVELDDVSKYYGNIRALEGVSLEVHAGEISCVLGDNGAGKSTLIKIIAGRHQHDAGILRIEGEETRLSSPREALDHGIATVYQDLAVVPLMPVWRNFFLGSEPRKGVVPFKRMDVDFMRKTTHAELLRMGIDLRDVDQPIGTLSGGERQCVAIARAVYFGAKVLVLDEPTAALGVKQSGVVLKYVAAARDAGLGVVLITHNPHHAYLVGDRFVLLKRGTMFSSNAREDITLDELTRQMAGGSELDDLRHELERSS; encoded by the coding sequence ATGACGACCGACTCGGCCTCCACGGACCGTACGGCGCTCGTCGAGCTCGACGACGTCAGCAAGTACTACGGCAACATCCGCGCCCTCGAAGGCGTCTCGCTGGAAGTCCACGCGGGCGAGATCTCCTGCGTGCTCGGCGACAACGGCGCGGGCAAGTCCACCCTGATCAAGATCATCGCGGGACGGCACCAGCACGACGCGGGCATCCTGCGCATCGAGGGCGAGGAGACCCGGCTGTCGTCCCCGCGCGAAGCCCTCGACCACGGGATCGCCACGGTCTACCAGGACCTCGCCGTCGTTCCGCTGATGCCGGTCTGGCGGAACTTCTTCCTCGGCTCCGAGCCCAGGAAGGGCGTCGTTCCCTTCAAGCGCATGGACGTCGACTTCATGCGGAAGACGACCCACGCGGAGCTCCTGCGCATGGGCATCGACCTGCGCGACGTCGACCAGCCCATCGGCACCCTGTCCGGCGGTGAGCGTCAGTGCGTGGCGATCGCCCGCGCCGTCTATTTCGGCGCCAAGGTCCTCGTCCTCGACGAGCCCACCGCGGCCCTGGGTGTGAAGCAGTCCGGTGTGGTCCTCAAATATGTGGCAGCCGCACGGGACGCCGGACTGGGTGTTGTGTTGATCACCCACAATCCGCATCACGCGTATCTGGTGGGCGACCGATTCGTGCTCCTGAAGCGCGGCACGATGTTCAGCAGCAACGCGCGCGAGGACATCACGCTCGACGAGCTGACCCGCCAGATGGCGGGCGGCAGCGAGCTGGACGACCTGCGGCACGAGCTGGAACGCAGCTCGTGA
- a CDS encoding sulfite oxidase, protein MPLHESGYDRRRLRQWLAGDARADGVARRDMLRLLAAAGLTAAVPTALAAPAAAATTAAAGIVKPVPEDWFTIRGTNAETKFPSLAGTGYHTPIDHFFVRNHTSTPVLDAETWKLTVWGDGLAREEPVEFTLDDLKRFPATTRSAFVECAGNGRSFFTTQQGQPVTGTAWTLGAIGTARWKGVRLAEVLRRAGLTRHAVDVLPRGLDAEYVTADGTNLGHVRRPLPLAKALDDVLLAYEMNGEPLPPDHGHPVRVLVPSWVGIASIKWVGDIEVAAQPLYSPWNTDFYRLFGDAYPEGGSAPLTHQTLKSAFELDWNASLPAGAEHRLTGRSWSGAGGVVRVDVSTDGGTTWRRARLHDAPCRAGWVRWSTDWRPATAGTYTLLARATDTTGRTQPEATVPNTQGYLFDAVVRHPVQVG, encoded by the coding sequence ATGCCCCTTCACGAATCCGGTTACGACCGCCGCAGACTTCGCCAGTGGCTGGCGGGCGACGCCCGCGCCGACGGAGTCGCCCGGCGCGACATGCTCAGGCTGCTCGCCGCGGCCGGACTGACCGCGGCCGTGCCGACTGCCCTCGCCGCCCCGGCCGCGGCCGCCACCACGGCCGCGGCAGGCATCGTCAAGCCGGTGCCCGAGGACTGGTTCACGATCCGCGGCACCAACGCCGAGACCAAGTTCCCGTCCCTCGCCGGCACCGGCTACCACACCCCCATCGACCACTTCTTCGTACGCAACCACACCTCCACTCCGGTCCTGGACGCCGAGACCTGGAAGCTGACAGTCTGGGGAGACGGTCTCGCACGCGAGGAACCCGTCGAGTTCACCCTCGACGACCTCAAGCGGTTCCCGGCAACCACCCGCAGCGCGTTCGTGGAGTGCGCGGGCAACGGCCGCAGCTTCTTCACCACGCAGCAGGGGCAGCCGGTCACCGGCACGGCGTGGACGCTGGGCGCGATCGGCACGGCGCGCTGGAAGGGCGTACGGCTCGCCGAAGTGCTGCGCAGGGCCGGCCTCACGCGTCACGCTGTGGACGTGCTGCCCCGCGGCCTCGACGCGGAGTACGTCACGGCGGACGGCACGAACCTCGGCCATGTCCGGCGCCCGCTGCCGCTCGCGAAGGCGCTGGACGACGTATTGCTGGCGTACGAGATGAACGGTGAACCGCTGCCGCCGGACCACGGCCACCCCGTGCGCGTGCTCGTGCCCTCCTGGGTGGGCATCGCCTCGATCAAGTGGGTCGGCGACATCGAGGTCGCGGCCCAGCCGCTCTACTCGCCGTGGAACACCGACTTCTACCGGCTGTTCGGCGACGCGTATCCCGAGGGCGGCAGCGCGCCGCTGACCCACCAGACCCTCAAGAGCGCCTTCGAACTCGACTGGAACGCGAGTCTTCCGGCCGGCGCTGAGCATCGCCTCACCGGCCGGTCGTGGTCGGGCGCCGGTGGTGTCGTCCGCGTCGACGTGAGCACCGACGGCGGTACGACCTGGCGCCGGGCCCGGCTGCACGACGCCCCGTGCCGGGCGGGCTGGGTCCGCTGGTCCACCGACTGGCGTCCGGCGACTGCGGGGACGTACACACTGCTGGCCCGCGCCACCGACACCACGGGCCGCACCCAGCCCGAGGCGACCGTCCCCAACACCCAGGGCTACCTCTTCGACGCGGTGGTCCGGCACCCCGTCCAGGTGGGCTGA
- a CDS encoding ROK family glucokinase, producing the protein MSTYRDLAHRGSARATVLRTVGTRERRSHLTAPRVPTVGIDIGGTKVMAGVVDADGNILEKVRAETPDKSKSPRVVEDTIVELVLDLSDRHDVHAVGIGAAGWVDADRNRILFAPHLSWRNEPLRDRLAGRLAVPVLVDNDANAAAWAEWRFGAGRGEDHLVMITLGTGIGGAILEDGQVKRGKFGVAGEFGHMQVVPGGHRCPCGNRGCWEQYSSGNALVREARELAAADSPVAYGIIEHVKGNIADITGPMITELAREGDAMCIELLQDIGQWLGVGIANLAAALDPSCFVIGGGVSAADDLLIGPARDAFRRNLTGRGYRPEARIARAQLGPEAGMVGAADLARLVARRFRRAKRRRVERYERYERYTESRRTTQGSL; encoded by the coding sequence ATGAGCACCTACCGCGACCTCGCACACCGCGGCTCCGCGCGGGCCACCGTCCTGCGGACCGTAGGGACGCGTGAGCGCCGTTCCCACCTGACGGCGCCCCGCGTCCCCACCGTCGGCATCGACATCGGCGGCACGAAGGTGATGGCGGGCGTCGTGGACGCCGACGGCAACATCCTGGAGAAGGTCCGCGCCGAGACGCCGGACAAGTCCAAGAGCCCCAGGGTCGTCGAGGACACCATCGTCGAGCTGGTCCTGGACCTCTCCGACCGGCACGACGTGCACGCGGTCGGCATCGGCGCGGCCGGCTGGGTCGACGCCGACCGCAACCGCATCCTGTTCGCGCCGCACCTCTCCTGGCGCAACGAGCCCCTGCGTGATCGCCTCGCGGGCAGGCTCGCCGTGCCCGTCCTGGTCGACAACGACGCCAACGCCGCCGCCTGGGCCGAGTGGCGCTTCGGCGCGGGCCGTGGCGAGGACCACCTCGTCATGATCACGCTCGGCACCGGCATCGGCGGCGCGATCCTGGAGGACGGCCAGGTCAAGCGCGGCAAGTTCGGCGTCGCCGGTGAGTTCGGCCATATGCAGGTCGTGCCCGGCGGCCACCGCTGCCCGTGCGGCAACCGCGGCTGCTGGGAGCAGTACAGCTCCGGCAACGCACTGGTCCGCGAGGCCCGCGAGCTCGCCGCCGCGGACTCCCCGGTGGCGTACGGGATCATCGAGCACGTCAAGGGCAACATCGCCGACATCACCGGCCCGATGATCACCGAGCTGGCCCGTGAGGGCGACGCCATGTGCATCGAGCTGCTCCAGGACATCGGCCAGTGGCTCGGCGTGGGCATCGCGAACCTGGCCGCCGCCCTGGACCCCTCCTGCTTCGTCATCGGCGGTGGCGTCAGCGCGGCCGACGACCTGCTGATCGGCCCCGCGCGGGACGCCTTCCGCAGGAATCTCACGGGCCGCGGCTACCGCCCCGAGGCCCGTATCGCGCGCGCCCAGCTCGGCCCCGAGGCCGGCATGGTCGGCGCCGCCGACCTCGCCCGCCTCGTCGCCCGCCGCTTCCGCCGCGCCAAGCGGCGCCGCGTGGAGCGCTACGAGCGGTACGAGCGCTACACGGAGTCCCGCCGCACGACCCAGGGGTCGCTGTGA
- a CDS encoding sugar kinase codes for MTASLPRQASPPDEPQRPPEDPRHKFRRRALTLLIIVLLIGVPAGYLVVSANQSRNSGKQKEDKYSATGLTAGWPSRVQRRLYQVPMPADSTDVAYYETNNWKTSRLYVQFGTTDAGLDWFLKTVGTSRKALKKDDITISARDQKVVGWEFTGVGPWSGLVHKQKDPAPTQDIVVNRSEPQHPMVYVVSRTIP; via the coding sequence GTGACGGCCTCGCTGCCGCGCCAGGCATCACCGCCGGACGAGCCGCAGCGGCCGCCAGAGGACCCGCGCCACAAGTTCCGCCGCCGTGCCCTCACGCTGCTCATCATCGTGCTGCTCATCGGCGTACCCGCCGGCTATCTGGTGGTCTCCGCCAACCAGAGCCGCAACAGCGGCAAGCAGAAAGAGGACAAGTACTCGGCGACCGGCCTCACCGCAGGCTGGCCCTCGCGTGTCCAGCGCCGCCTGTACCAGGTGCCCATGCCCGCGGACTCCACGGACGTCGCCTACTACGAGACGAACAACTGGAAGACCAGCCGCCTGTATGTGCAGTTCGGCACCACCGACGCGGGCCTGGACTGGTTCCTCAAGACCGTCGGCACCAGCCGGAAGGCGCTGAAGAAGGACGACATCACCATCAGTGCCCGCGACCAGAAGGTCGTCGGCTGGGAGTTCACCGGCGTCGGCCCGTGGTCCGGTCTCGTCCACAAGCAGAAGGACCCGGCGCCCACGCAGGACATCGTCGTGAACCGGTCCGAGCCCCAGCACCCCATGGTGTACGTGGTCTCGCGCACGATTCCCTGA